Proteins encoded by one window of Methylovirgula ligni:
- a CDS encoding AmpG family muropeptide MFS transporter produces MTARTKLRDIAADPTLALMLALGFSSGLPFLLILGTQAARLAEAKIPIEEIGLLSWVGLCYSLKFLWAPIIDEVDLPWLAKVLGRRRAWLLAAQIGVAGGLVALAFADPAHSLFGLIVRAAITAFAAATQDIVIDGWRIDSAPPERQGIMAATYNLGYRFGLIAAGAGALYIADYSGWRAAYLIMAVLMLVGMIACLLSPRLPERVSVDGASAAEKFIAPLTDLWQRFGPMLAAILLLVALYRLPDFLSGVMANPLYIGLGFSKSQIATMSKVYGIWIGIAGAFAGGFAITRIGLMPALLIGGVTAAASHLCLALLAATGKSLPLLALSVSVENFAGNFAGAALIAYMSSLTSPAYAASQYALLSSLYALLGKFLGGLSGFAVKDIGFAKFFASTSLIGLPVAALCLFIWAHQRRLGRKRGEPGIS; encoded by the coding sequence TGCCGCCGATCCGACCCTCGCGCTGATGCTGGCGCTCGGCTTTTCCTCCGGCCTGCCTTTCCTGCTCATCCTCGGCACGCAGGCGGCACGACTCGCCGAGGCGAAAATACCGATCGAGGAAATCGGCCTCCTGAGCTGGGTCGGCCTTTGCTATTCGCTGAAATTCCTCTGGGCGCCGATCATCGACGAAGTCGATCTGCCCTGGCTCGCCAAAGTCCTGGGGCGCCGCCGCGCCTGGCTGCTCGCCGCGCAAATCGGCGTCGCGGGCGGACTCGTCGCGCTTGCCTTCGCCGATCCGGCGCATTCGCTTTTCGGGCTGATCGTCCGCGCCGCCATCACCGCCTTCGCCGCCGCGACGCAGGATATCGTCATCGACGGCTGGCGCATCGATTCCGCCCCCCCCGAGCGGCAGGGCATCATGGCGGCGACCTATAATCTTGGCTATCGGTTTGGCTTGATCGCAGCTGGCGCGGGGGCGCTCTACATCGCCGATTATTCCGGCTGGCGGGCGGCCTATCTCATCATGGCGGTGCTGATGCTGGTCGGCATGATCGCCTGCCTCCTGTCGCCGCGCCTGCCCGAACGCGTGAGCGTCGATGGCGCTTCGGCCGCCGAGAAATTCATCGCGCCTCTGACCGATCTCTGGCAGCGCTTCGGACCGATGCTCGCCGCGATCCTGCTGCTCGTCGCGCTCTACCGCCTGCCGGATTTCCTGAGCGGCGTGATGGCGAACCCGCTCTACATTGGCCTCGGCTTCTCGAAGAGCCAGATCGCCACCATGTCGAAAGTCTATGGCATCTGGATCGGTATCGCCGGCGCCTTTGCCGGGGGCTTTGCGATCACCCGCATCGGCTTGATGCCGGCACTGCTGATCGGCGGCGTCACCGCTGCCGCCTCGCATCTCTGCCTCGCACTGCTCGCCGCGACGGGCAAGAGCCTGCCGCTGCTGGCGCTCTCGGTCAGTGTCGAGAATTTCGCCGGCAATTTCGCCGGTGCGGCGCTCATCGCCTATATGTCGTCGCTGACCTCGCCGGCCTACGCCGCGAGCCAATATGCCTTGTTGAGCTCGCTCTATGCGCTGCTCGGCAAGTTTCTCGGCGGCCTCTCGGGCTTCGCGGTGAAAGACATCGGCTTCGCCAAATTCTTCGCCTCGACGTCGCTCATCGGGCTGCCGGTCGCGGCGCTATGCCTCTTCATCTGGGCCCACCAGCGCCGGCTCGGGCGCAAGCGCGGAGAGCCGGGGATTTCTTGA
- the rpsP gene encoding 30S ribosomal protein S16, with the protein MSLKIRLARGGAKKRPFYRVVVADSRMPRDGRFIEKLGTFDPVKPKDAADRLVLDTEKALAWIAKGAQPTDRVARLLDGLGAVKREAQNNPEKALPKKKAQERAAAAAAKAGAAEEAAPAA; encoded by the coding sequence ATGTCTCTGAAAATTCGTCTCGCACGTGGCGGCGCCAAGAAGCGCCCCTTCTATCGTGTCGTCGTCGCCGATTCACGCATGCCGCGTGACGGCCGCTTCATCGAGAAGCTCGGCACGTTCGATCCGGTAAAGCCGAAGGACGCCGCCGACCGGCTGGTGCTCGACACTGAAAAGGCTCTGGCCTGGATCGCCAAGGGCGCGCAGCCGACGGATCGCGTCGCACGCCTGCTCGACGGGCTTGGCGCCGTGAAGCGCGAAGCGCAGAATAACCCGGAGAAGGCACTGCCGAAGAAGAAGGCGCAGGAGCGCGCCGCAGCCGCCGCCGCCAAGGCCGGCGCCGCCGAAGAAGCCGCACCGGCGGCCTGA
- the rimM gene encoding ribosome maturation factor RimM (Essential for efficient processing of 16S rRNA), whose protein sequence is MTPSRPVPPPAHDLVLVGRIGAAHGIKGEVRLVSFTEDPKAIGDYGALQDADGKRRFEIATLRRVKDNIFIARFVGISTRDAAEALNNLELYLPRAALPAAAEGEFYHADLIGLAAVDGAGTEIGRVLNVLNFGGGDILEIAPAGGGETLLLPFTTACVPSVDLAAKRLLIVPPIEIEAVPEGDDLDTFR, encoded by the coding sequence GTGACGCCGAGCCGCCCCGTCCCGCCCCCGGCGCACGATCTTGTGCTCGTCGGGCGGATCGGCGCGGCGCATGGCATCAAGGGCGAGGTGCGCCTCGTCTCCTTCACCGAAGATCCCAAAGCGATCGGCGATTACGGCGCGCTGCAGGATGCAGACGGCAAACGGCGCTTCGAGATCGCGACGCTGCGACGGGTGAAGGACAATATTTTTATTGCGCGTTTCGTCGGTATTTCAACACGCGACGCGGCCGAGGCGCTGAACAATCTCGAGCTTTATCTTCCCCGCGCGGCGCTGCCCGCGGCGGCGGAGGGCGAATTCTACCACGCCGATCTCATCGGCCTCGCCGCTGTCGACGGCGCCGGCACGGAGATTGGCCGCGTGCTGAATGTGCTGAATTTCGGCGGCGGCGATATTCTCGAAATCGCGCCCGCGGGCGGCGGCGAAACTTTGCTGCTGCCGTTCACCACGGCCTGCGTGCCGTCGGTCGATCTTGCGGCAAAGCGTCTTCTCATCGTGCCGCCAATCGAGATCGAGGCCGTCCCCGAGGGCGACGATCTGGACACGTTCCGCTGA
- the ffh gene encoding signal recognition particle protein, whose protein sequence is MFEGLSEKLSGILDGLTRRGTLSEEDVNLALREVRRALLEADVALDVVRSFVDKVKNRAVGANVVKSVTPGQMVIKIVNDVLIETLGSDAQPIDLDAPPPVAIMMVGLQGAGKTTTSAKIAKRLTELQKRRVLMASLDVKRPAAQEQLAVLGRQVGIDTLPIIAGQTPVQIAKRAEEAARLQGYDVVMLDTAGRTHIDEALMAEMVEIKRAANPHEILLVADSLTGQDAVNLAKNFDDRVGITGIVLTRVDGDGRGGAALSMRAVTGKPIKLLGTGEKMDALEDFHPNRIANRILGMGDIVSLVEKAAQTIDAQKAQKIAERMRKGKFDLEDLSDQLAQVEKIGGLGGIMSMLPGMAKMKDQIASANLDDKVIKRQRAIIFSMTPQERRNPDILKASRKKRIAAGSGTRVEDVNRLLKQHRGMADMMKQLGSAKRGPLSQMASAFGLGGGMPKLPELPQGLLNNPPKSLPGLPGLGGGKLPGGLPGLGGGGFNPFGGKKK, encoded by the coding sequence ATGTTCGAAGGGCTTTCGGAAAAGCTCTCTGGCATATTGGACGGGCTGACCCGTCGCGGCACGCTCTCGGAAGAGGATGTGAACCTCGCCTTGCGCGAGGTGCGCCGCGCCCTGCTCGAGGCCGATGTCGCGCTCGATGTCGTGCGCTCCTTCGTCGACAAGGTGAAGAACCGCGCCGTCGGGGCCAATGTCGTCAAGTCGGTCACGCCCGGCCAGATGGTCATCAAGATCGTCAACGACGTCTTGATCGAGACCCTCGGCTCGGACGCGCAGCCGATCGACCTCGACGCACCGCCCCCCGTCGCCATCATGATGGTCGGCCTGCAAGGCGCCGGCAAGACGACGACCTCCGCCAAGATCGCCAAGCGCCTCACCGAACTCCAGAAGCGCCGCGTGCTGATGGCCTCGCTCGACGTGAAGCGCCCGGCGGCGCAGGAGCAGCTCGCCGTCCTCGGCCGGCAGGTCGGCATCGATACGCTGCCGATCATCGCCGGGCAGACGCCGGTGCAGATCGCCAAGCGGGCCGAAGAGGCCGCGCGATTGCAAGGTTATGACGTGGTGATGCTCGACACCGCCGGCCGCACCCATATCGACGAGGCCCTGATGGCCGAGATGGTGGAGATCAAGCGGGCCGCGAACCCGCATGAAATCCTGCTCGTCGCCGACAGCCTCACCGGCCAGGACGCCGTCAATCTCGCCAAGAATTTCGACGATCGCGTCGGCATCACCGGCATTGTGCTCACCCGCGTCGACGGCGACGGGCGTGGCGGCGCGGCGCTGTCGATGCGCGCCGTCACCGGCAAGCCGATCAAGCTGCTCGGCACCGGCGAGAAGATGGATGCGCTGGAGGATTTCCATCCCAACCGCATCGCCAACCGCATCCTCGGCATGGGCGACATCGTTTCGCTGGTCGAGAAGGCGGCGCAGACGATCGACGCGCAGAAGGCGCAGAAGATCGCCGAGCGGATGCGCAAGGGCAAGTTCGACCTCGAGGACTTGTCGGATCAGCTTGCGCAGGTCGAGAAAATCGGCGGCCTCGGCGGCATTATGAGCATGCTGCCCGGCATGGCCAAGATGAAAGACCAGATCGCCTCCGCCAATCTCGACGACAAGGTCATCAAGCGCCAGCGTGCCATCATCTTCTCGATGACGCCGCAGGAGCGGCGCAACCCCGACATCCTCAAGGCCTCGCGCAAGAAGCGTATCGCCGCCGGCTCCGGCACAAGGGTCGAGGACGTGAACCGGCTGTTGAAGCAGCATCGCGGCATGGCCGACATGATGAAACAGCTTGGCTCCGCGAAGCGCGGCCCGCTCTCGCAAATGGCCTCGGCCTTCGGGCTTGGTGGCGGCATGCCAAAACTGCCGGAGCTGCCGCAGGGCCTCTTGAACAATCCGCCGAAGAGCCTTCCCGGCCTGCCGGGTCTCGGCGGCGGCAAGCTGCCGGGCGGTTTGCCCGGTCTCGGCGGCGGTGGATTCAACCCCTTCGGGGGGAAGAAGAAATAA